The nucleotide sequence CTGAATCATTCCACATGTGAATGTGATATTCTGTTCAAAGGTCATCAAATAATAACACCCCGTCTCCCCGTCTCCCCATCCCcccccccgtctccctctctctctttcatgcaCAGAGGTGATGAAGACACCATCTACAATGTTTATCACGATATGCCCTACCCCAGGAGCAAGGCCAAGGCAGAGAAACTGGTGCTGGAGGCCAACGGCAATAAGGTACTTGTATTAACACATCACATCTCATACAAAGACGCAGtaataacacacacagaccaactcACACACTTTTATTTGATGGACATTTGAAAGATCCGGGGGATAGTTGCCTTTAAAGGTACCCTCATTAATAGCCTGATTCAGATAGGGAAGCCCTTCATGGACCTTATTCAGATACTTATTCTCTCTCTTTGACTGAACTGCTCCAAAACGTACCGCAGAACACAAATATACTATAGTAATCCATGAAAAAAATGTTTGGAGCTTGTGTTGCATGTAAGATTTTTTTGCCCAATGGCCAAATGTGTGCTGTTACTCTGCGCGAAAACGAATATTTCTGAGTTATGATAAATGGTAGAATTCTTTTCGACTTCACTGTTACGGCTCTCGTGGGTGGtatgaagagtggaccaaagcgcagcgtggaaagtgttcatgatacttttatttcaaaaaacactcaaacaaaataacaaacgtgaaaacgaaagcgcacagttctgtcaggcagaaacactaaacagaaagcaagatcccacaaaacccaaacggaaaatgacaatttatatatgatccccaatcagagacaatgatagacagctgcctctgattgggaaccacactcggccaaaacaaagaaatagaaaacatagactttcccacccgagtcacaccctgacctaaccaaacatagagaataatagggatctctaaggtcagggcgtgacagttactcTGCCAAAAAGCTGTTTCCCTTATGCATTAGTCTACTCCACCCTTCTGTTATGTTGAGTTAAAACTGCATATTTGTGATTCTGGGTTTCAAAACGGTTTTCATTTCCCGTCCGCTCCCATCAGTTTCTAATGCTCTGTTACCacatccttcctctcctctctctggccaGGTGAATGAAGGGGCCTGCTTGTACACATGCTCCCTCCGTCCCACAGGGATCTATGGTGAGCAGCACCAGCTGATGAGGGACTTCTATCAGATGGGTGTGAGGACAGGGGGCTGGATCATTCGAGGCGTCCCAAAGGACACGGAACATGGTCGTGTCTATGCAGGTGAGTCCTGAAACACATGCTGATACCTAGCCACACCTACAAGATCTTGAGTCGTCCTTTTAGCTGATTTTCTACTGGGCTCTTGGTTATGTACCAAGGTGGCTACTTAACTTGTTCTACAGCCCTAGTGGATTAGGCTAGTGGTATGTACGTTCTCAGCATAGTTTTCTTTTTTTTCAGGTAACGTGGCTTGGATGCATCTGCTGGCTGCTCGCTCCCTGAGAGAGCACCCCCAACGGCTTGGAGGGGAAGTTTACTTCTGCTATGACGACTCACCCTACAAGAGTTATGAGGATTTCAACATGCAGTTCCTGTCTGGGTTCAACTTCCGCCAGTTCCGTGTGCCGCTAATGGTGCTGTGGTTGGTGGCGTGCCTGAATGACCTGCTCCGCTGGGTGCTGAAGCCTGTGTGCAGCTACACACCATTACTCAACCGCTACACAATCGCTGTGGCCAGCACCTCCTTCACAGTGGGTTCAGACAAGGCCCAGCGCCACTTCCAGTACCGCCCCCTCTATGACTGGGAACAGTGCAAGGCCCGCACACAGAGATGGGTGGACACCTTTCCCTTCGCAGGCCCCAAGGACTCCTGATCTGTGCTGGTCTGGAGGAACCTTGTCTGGGCTAAACCGATGCACCACACATCATAACCCTGGATGGATGGAGGAGTGAGAGGACTTTCTCAGATTTATATTCTCACTATGTTTGCTTCATCATAAGCAGTATTATCATTACACGTATGCAAACAAACTCTTGACCCCTGAACTCTTAAACCCTGAACTATGACCTCCTGCATGTGTTTTTCAAAAATGGTTATGTCCTCCTACCTGTCACTACTTGTGGCTAGGCTGTAGCTCCTCAGGCAAAATGATGACAAGGCATGTTCCACACTGAAATGTTCACTTATCCATCCCATGA is from Salvelinus namaycush isolate Seneca chromosome 41, SaNama_1.0, whole genome shotgun sequence and encodes:
- the LOC120034511 gene encoding 3 beta-hydroxysteroid dehydrogenase type 7-like — encoded protein: MSTKERGLVYLVTGGCGFLGQHLLQVLLEKEDAVTEIRLFDKHIDSSLNGHSTERVKVVVTQGDITDYSSVLEVSKGADLVIHTASLVDVWHRVPETVIQAVNVQGTVNVINACVENGIQYLVYTSSMEVVGPNVKGDPFIRGDEDTIYNVYHDMPYPRSKAKAEKLVLEANGNKVNEGACLYTCSLRPTGIYGEQHQLMRDFYQMGVRTGGWIIRGVPKDTEHGRVYAGNVAWMHLLAARSLREHPQRLGGEVYFCYDDSPYKSYEDFNMQFLSGFNFRQFRVPLMVLWLVACLNDLLRWVLKPVCSYTPLLNRYTIAVASTSFTVGSDKAQRHFQYRPLYDWEQCKARTQRWVDTFPFAGPKDS